One window of Penaeus chinensis breed Huanghai No. 1 chromosome 3, ASM1920278v2, whole genome shotgun sequence genomic DNA carries:
- the LOC125040683 gene encoding translation initiation factor IF-2-like, which yields MPFLLLPRPHALGPWPAASAPPRVGLRRAVLQEAQERQEAPQGQQGAPGPPWRPALPLGTPAPPPAARTPSQAPALARYSPGRLAGRRLSADRTQAAAMAVPRRRMRGHVTQGKSAARRRTWPAPFAPRAARTPSRAPAAGHGAPGAGPRAPAAPGRPRGATNPD from the coding sequence ATGCCCTTCCTCCTGCTgccccgcccgcacgccctcggGCCCTGGCCTGCTGCGTCGGCGCCACCGCGGGTCGGCCTCCGAAGGGCCGTCCTGCAGGAGGCGCAGGAGCGGCAGGAGGCGCCGCAGGGGCAGCAGGGCGCGCCGGGGCCGCCCTGGCGCCCAGCCCTGCCCCTCGGCACGCCCGcgcccccgcccgccgcccgcacgccctcgcAGGCGCCCGCCCTCGCCCGCTACTCACCAGGTCGACTCGCAGGACGCAGGCTGAGCGCTGACAGGACTCAGGCGGCGGCCATGGCAGTGCCACGTCGGCGCATGCGCGGCCACGTCACGCAAGGGAAGAGCGCGGCGCGTCGGCGGACGTGGCCGGCGCCCTTCGCGCCCcgcgccgcccgcacgccctcccGCGCGCCGGCGGCGGGGCACGGCGCTCCGGGGGCAGGGCCGCGTGCCCCTGCGGCGCCAGGGCGGCCCAGGGGCGCCACCAACCCCGATTAA
- the LOC125040691 gene encoding vegetative cell wall protein gp1-like: MRIHGNVELKLESTEWTWARQLFKQIMRRKTSVDYRTAQARPCQNMRLRSLRLSSAPKQTHLRSPCPPKGTAALSPGGGPRLPPAADGVMPAGPDYPKKSPCAQQQEPPCTPCPPLPPGPARQGIPGTRNRRTRARQKASRPTGRQRLLRALPRPPALAAPAPVPLQGPVTR, translated from the exons ATGCG catccacGGCAATGTGGAGCTGAAACTCGAGAGCACCGAGTGGACTTGGGCT CGACAACTCTTCAAGCAGATCATGCGCAGGAAAACATCAGTTGACTACCGAACCGCCCAAGCTCGACCTTGCCAGAATATGCGCCTGAG ATCCCTTCGTCTTTCCTCGGCACCAAAACAAACCCATCTCCGCAGCCCTTGCCCTCCGAAGGGCACGGCCGCCCTGAGCCCTGGGGGAGGTCCTCGCCTCCCCCCCGCAGCGGACGGGGTAATGCCAGCAGGGCCAGATTACCCAAAGAAATCTCCCTGTGCCCAGCAACAGGAGCCACCCTGCACCCcgtgccctcccctgccccccggCCCAGCTCGCCAGGGCATCCCAGGGACCCGAAACCGCCGCACGAGAGCTAGACAAAAGGCATCGCGGCCTACGGGGCGTCAGCGCCTCCTCCGGGCCCTGCCTCGCCCTCCCGCCCTGGCCGCCCCCGCGCCCGTGCCCCTCCAAGGCCCTGTCACCCGCTGA